AGGGAGGTAGAATCCATACCTGGGATTCTGGCGACAGTTAGGGTAGCTCAGGCAAGCTCAATACCGTTCTTTTTGAGAAACTTGTAGGCTTCGTCAATCCAGTAACGCTCTTTTTCCAATTTATAATCGGGCAGGTCTTTGGAAGAGCCGATAATACTTTTCATGTAACCAATGGCGCCCTGTTTATCGCCTTTTTTATCCAGCAGGCGGGCGTAATGGTAATAGGCTTTGAAAAAGTGAAATGAGTTGATCACTTCTTCGTACATCTGGAGCGCCTTTTCGTCTTCACCAGCGAGTCGGTAGCAGTCGGCGAGTCCAAAAATAGCATTCCCGTAATCGTATTTCCGGTCGATAGCGACCAATTTTTCCAGCACTTCGGCAGATTCCATAAATCGGCCCAGACCGTGCAGACATTTTGCCAGACCGTATCGCGCTTCTTCCATTTCAGGATCTTTGCGGATGGCTTCCTCAAATTGAGGAATGGCCAGTTCAAATTTCTTTTGTCCAAGATAAGCCTGTCCGAGTTTGTCGTAATGATAGGCTTTGTGATACTGGTTGATCAATTCCTTCAATTGCAGGGTTTCTTCGGTTTCCAGCTCACGCGCCGAAGACGGGACTGGGGAGAGTACGCGACCGATGCCGCCGCCGCTTCCGGGAACCTGTGACGGAGCCTTGGATTTGACGACGAAAAAATAGATCAGCGAGCCGATGGGAAACAGCGCAAGCATGATCACAACCCAAACGAAATGTTCTTTTCGTTGAAGACAATCCAGGCACATCCAGCCTGTAAATACCCCTGCAATGACAAAAAAAATGTCCATCTAAAATCTCTCCTGGATTGCGCTTTAATTCCTATTAAAGAATGAAAAGCGACAAAACCGGTTGGTTATCGTATTACGTTATTGTTCTCGTTGAGCAAAGCCACTCTAGGAGCATATTCCTGGGTAACGTTATCCATCATACCATAGGCGGCAATTATGATGCGATCTTTAATATGAACCATGCGCGCGGCCGCGCCATTGACTGAAATGACGCCGGACTTGCGTTTGCCCGGAATCACATAGGTTAAAAATCGATTGCCATTATTGATGTCATAGATATGCACCTGCTCGTAGGGCAGGATGTCGACCATTTCCATCAGATCCTGATCGATTTCAATGCTTCCTTCGTACTCCAGATTCGCGTCGGTGACGCAGGCCCGGTGTAGTTTTGATTTTAACATAATACGTTGCATTAAGCGTTCTCCACAATACAATTATCAATCAGTCGCGCCGATCCTACTTTTACCGCCAGCGCGATCAAGGCTTTTCCATCAATGATCTCTTTCTCCGACAGGTTGTTTGCGTCGCAGATAGAAATATAGTCAATTTCTGTTTCGGGTTCTTCGGCGATGAATTCCCGTAAAAGCTGGCGAATGGACTCGCTCCGATGTTCCCCGGATTGTATCTTGTCCCGCGCGAGACTCAGCGCTCTGTTGATTTTCAGAGCCGACTGCCGTTGCCGGGTCGTCAGGTAGCGATTTCTGGAACTCATCGCCAGCCCGTCTTCATCGCGAATCAGCGGCGCCGCGCAAATTTCGACGTCGAGATTCAGATCGCGGACGAGGGTCTCGATCACGCGCAGTTGTTGCCAGTCCTTCTCGCCAAAATAGGCTTTGTGCGGAGCGACGATATTGAACAGTTTCAACACCACTGTGGCGACGCCGCGAAAAAAACCGGGGCGGCTCGCCCCACACAAAAATTGTGTGATTCCTTCAACCTCGACGTGAGTTTTGAAACCGTCCGGGTAAATCTCAGCCGCGTCGGGATAAAACAAATAGTCAACGCCCGCCTCGCTCAACAGGGCGATGTCCTGATCGATGCTTTGCGGGTACACGGCTAAATCTTCCGTAGGACCAAATTGCGCCGGGTTGATGAAAATACTGGCGACGCTTCGGTCGCATTCGGATTTTGATTTTGCGACGAGACTCATGTGCCCGGCATGCAGGCATCCCATGGTCGGCGTGAAGCCGATGTTTTCTCCATTGCTACGGATCGCGCGCGCGATGGATTTCATTTCCCCAACAGTTTTGACGATTTGCATGGATCAGCCTGTTTCCTCAACCGATCTCAGCGAAGGACTTTCCTGATTATAAGTGTGTTCTTTGGCCGGAAACTCTCCAGAGCGGACTTCGCTGACATAGGACTGCACTGCGCTTTGAATTTGTTCGCCGAGATTTGCATATTGTTTTACAAACTTCGGAGTGAAATCGACGTTCATTCCGAGCAGATCCTGTAGCACCAGAATTTGCCCGTCGCATTCCACGCCCGCGCCAATGCCCACCGTTGGGATTTTCAGTTCTTTTGTGATTTCAGCGGCGAGGGAGCCGGGCATGCCTTCGAGAACGATAGAAAAGGCGCCGGCCTTTTGCAACTCTCTGGCGTCCTGCTTGATCTGTCTGGCGTCGGCATAGTGCTTGCCCTGTATGCGGTAACCGCCCATTTGATGAACCGATTGCGGCGTCAGACCGATATGCCCCATGACCGGGATGCCGGCCTGGGAGATGGCTGAGACTTTGTCCGCTTCGCGGGCGCCGCCCTCCAGTTTCACGGCGTCGGCGCCGCCTTCCTGCATGAGCCGTCCGGCGTTGCGGATCGCCTCTTCAACGGAGATTTGATAGGACATGAAGGGCAGGTCGGAGACCAGCAAGGGGTGGTTCACCGCTCGCTTGACCGAACGCGTGTGCAGGATCATGTCCTCCATGGTGACGGGCAGGGTATTCTCATAACCGAGACACATCATGCCCAGCGAATCGCCCACGAGGATCAAATCGAGATCGGTTTCGTTCAGCAATCGTCCGAAGGAGTAATCGTAGGCCGTCAGGGCCACGATTTTTTTTCCGGAGCTTTTTCTGTTCAGTATTGTGGGAATGGTTACGCGTGAATTTTTCATGATCGACTTCCAGCAGAAATTAAGTTGTCCGGGCTGGGAGCGCAGGAGGGGGGACGGTCGAAAACTACGCGCGAAAGTTCGCCTTGCCGTCTTGCATGGCAATGGCGGGGGCTTGCTACCCATAGAACCCGTTAGTTTTATTTAAGGCCGCAAGGGTCCTCGTTAAACGGGTTCTGTGTCATTCAGCGTTGTCTTTCCGTCCCGGTCCTCTTCAGGATCCAAGCGGATTGTAATATTCTCTACCTATTCTATGCTTATTGATCTTATTTATCAACTCATCCAGATCGCATTTTTTCTCTACAAAATCGATTTCATTCGTGTTCACCACCAGAAGCGGCGTTTCGGAATAGTAGAAGAAAAAATTGTTGAAGGCGCTGTTGACGCTCTCCAGATAATCCGGGTCCATATAGGCCTCGTAATCCCGGCCCCTTTTCTCGACCCGCGCTTTCAAGACTTCGTTGCTGGTTTGCAAAAACACCACCAGGTCCGGCTTGGGTAATTTGTGCCGGATCAAATCATAGATCTGCTCATAGAGATGCAGTTCATGACCTTTCAGATTCAAGTTGGCGAAAATGCTGTCGCGGGAGAACAGGTGGTCGGTGATAACGACGGAATTGAACAGGTCGCGTTGCGCCAGCTTGAGGTATTGATTGTAACGGCTCAGTAAAAAAAAAATCTGGGTCTGAAAGCTGAAAGTTTCTTTGTCCTGATAAAATTTGGCAATGAAAGGGTTGTCTTCATCCTTCTCCAAAACAATCTGCGCGTCGAGTTGCTTGCCCAGCAATTTTACCAACGAGGTTTTTCCCGCGCCGATGGAGCCTTCCACGGCTATGAATCTGGGTTCTATTTGAGTCGTCATTAAGTAAGTTTGCCGTTATTTTATTGGAGTGATTGCTTGATGCTGGTCTGCAATTGAAAGCCGTCCCCGGAGCGTACCGCAGGCGAATTGCAGGCCCAGGTCTGAAAGCTCATTTTGTAATCGCCGTGCTGAGTGACCAGAATGACCGGTAAAAAATTTCCATCTTTGTGACGGAGAGTCTGGATGAATTCAGATCCCGATTCGCCATCCTGCTGATCCCATACGACTGCATCGACGCCCTTCAGCTCAGGGAGCGTTCCCTGTTCTGTGATCGAGCCATTGAAGCCCGCTCCCTGAACGGCTTCCAGCGCCCATTGTCCTTCTTCACTGCTGTTGGAAACGATGAGTACGTTCTTTGACATGGATGTTGGCGTTCATTCAGGCTGATGACCGTTTTATTGCAATCGGATCAGCGGGTTTCGATTGGCGTGAACAGATTCCCTGACGCCGACGCTATTTCAGCGACGCGCCTCAGGAGAGTATCTTTTTATAATATCCTGACCGGATTTTCAATTTTAACTTGTCTAGCGCGACGGGGCGCTAAAAAATGTCGCGAAGCAGGGAAGCGAATGAAACTCAATAAACGCGGTTTATTTGGTAGATGGGAAATCTGTCAATAGATGCATTTTTTAAAGCGCAGTTCGGGAGAAACTCATGCGCTCAGAGCGCGTCGGTAAAGGTCGATATAGCGTTGCGCCGAAGGTTGCCAACCGAAATCCTGGCGCATGGCGTTATCGACCAGCGTTTTCCATAATTGAGGTTTGGAAAAACAGCTCTGCGCTTTGTTCCAGGCGTTCAATAAATCGTCGCGCTGAAAATTGTCGAATTTGAATCCGGTGCCCTTCGCGGAATCCACGCTCACTTCCTCGACAGAATCCTGCAGTCCGCCGGTGGCCCGCGCCAGCGGCAGGGTTCCATATTTCAAGCCATACAATTGGGTCAGGCCGCAGGGCTCGTAACGCGAGGGGATCAGGATCAGATCGCTTCCGGCGATGATCTGGTGCGCGAGAATTTCATCGTAGCCGATAACGACAGCGGCTTGATCGGAAAACCGCTTTTGTAATTGCTCGAAACGGTCCTGGTATTCCGGGTCGCCGGAACCGAGCAGGATGAATCCGGCTCCCTGATCCAGCATGCGTTGCAAATTATCTGCGATGAGGTCGATTCCCTTTTGATGGGAAAGCCGTGTGACCATGCAGGCCAGGGGTTTGTCCGGCGCCAGCTTCAATGCGAAACGACGTTCCAGATCGCGGCGGCAGGCCAGTTTCGTTTCGGGTTGTTTGATGGAATAGCGGGAAGGGAGCGTCGCATCTGTTTGCGGGTTCCAGGTTTCGTAGTCGACGCCGTTCAGGATGCCAACGAGATGATCGGATCGTTTCTTGAGAAGTCCCTCCAGTTGCCAGCCGCCTTCCGGAGTTTGAATCTCCTTGCTGTAGGTTGGGCTGACGGTCGTTAAATAATCCGCGCAGACCAGCCCGGCTTTGAGGAAACTGAATTGACCGTAGAGTTCGACGCCTTCGGGATGGTACAGCTCGCGCGGAACATGAGCGAGTTCCAGTAAATCACTGGAAAAATTTCCCTGATAAGCCAGATTATGGATGGTGAATACCGATTTCGTTTTGCTGAAGAATGGGTCCTTCGCGTAGACGGTCTTTAGATAGAGCGGTACCAGTCCGGTCTGCCAGTCGTTGCAATGGATGATGTCAGGCTGAAAGCCGATCGCCTTGCAGGTTTCCAGCGCCGCCCTGCAAAAGAAGATGAAACGCTCTCCGTTGTCGCCGAACTCTCCGTATTCGCTTCCGTATAAATCTTTGCGAAGAAAATAAGACGCCTTGCTGATCAATGTAACGGGCGGACCGTCGGGAAGGGCGCTTTCGAAGAGAAAGCCCTTGCATTGCCGCTGTCCCACAGGAACCGACACATCAATGCCGCTGGGTTTCAATCCCTGATCGCAGTCAATGACCGACGCGTATTTCGGAAGCAGGAGGCGAACATCATGCCCGGCGCGTTGCAGAGCCTTGGGAAGGGCGCTTGCAAAATCGCCAAGGCCGCCGGATTTGGCGAAGGGGTAGGCCTCCGAAGCGACGAATAGGATTTTCAATGGTGAAACCGCACTCATATTTCGATCCGGGGAGAAAGGAAAGACTGTCAGGGGCGCGAAGAAACTGAAACGCGAAAAGCATTGAACCCACCCTTATTAACGCCTATAATTATTAAATTCAACTATAAAAATTAATAGCTTGCAGAATCGGAGACGCATCGGGAAATGGCCGGAGAACTGAAAGGAAAGAATATCGCGCTGGGCGTTGCGGGCGGAATCGCCTGTTACAAGGCGGCTGAATTACTACGCCTGCTTGCCAAAGAAGGAGCGGGGGTCTATGTGACGATGAGCCAGAACGCGCATCGCTTCGTCGCGCCCTTGACCTTTGAAGCCTTATCGGGCAACCGTGTTTACGATGCGATTTTCGAAAGCGACGCCTCCTCCTCCATGGAACATATCAAGATGTCGGAAACCGCAGACCTTCTGCTGGTGGCTCCGGCGACCGCTAGCAGTCTGGGTAAGATGGCCAATGGTCTTGCCGACGACGCCCTGTCGAGTTTGTTCATCTCGTTTCGCGGTCCGGTTGTAGTGTGCCCGGCGATGAACGACGGCATGTACGCCAACCCGGCGGTGCAGGCGAATTTGAAAACGCTGAAAGAGCGCGGCGTTCATGTGGTCGAACCGGACACGGGAGAGCTGGCCTGCGGTTCCATAGGGCCGGGACGTCTGGCGGAACTGGAACGCATCGTCGCCGAAACGAAAGGCATCTTGAATGCGAAGGAAGATTTGTCCGGTCTGCGATTTCTGGTGACGGCAGGGCCGACGCGGGAATTTCTCGATCCGGTGCGCTATATCAGCAATCCCTCGTCCGGCAAGATGGGTTATGCGCTGGCGGAGCAGGCGAGACAACGCGGCGCGCAGGTGGATTTGATCAGCGGCCCAGTGCAACTGGAAGCGCCCTCAGGCGTTACCGTGCATCCCTGCGTTACGGCGGCTGAAATGCAGCAACAGGTGCAGAAGCGTTTCGGCGATTGCGATGTGCTCATCATGACCGCCGCTGTGGGCGATTTTGCACCGGATCTTGTGCAAAAAGAAAAGATGAAGAAAGCGGGCGGCGATCCGCTGACTCTGACTCTCCGTCAAACCGTCGATATTCTCAAGGAAGCGGGAAACGCCAAGACCCATCAATACGTCGTCGGCTTTGCGGCGGAGACGCAGAACATCGTCGAAAGCGCAAAAGAAAAACTCGTCAACAAAGGCGCGGACATGATCGTAGCGAATGACGTGAGCGCGCCCGGCATCGGTTTCCAGTCCGACGCCAACCAGGTCACCTTGGTATTTAAAGACGGGAGCGTGACGCCGCTGGCGCTCGCCTCCAAACGCGATATCGCCAACGCCATTCTGGATCATTTGCTTCCGCTACTTTCAAAAGGCTAGATGAACCGAACTTTTTTTCTACCCGGAGCGGGCGCAAGCAGCGCTTTCTGGAAAAGCGTCTTTTCCTTCCATTGGCTGTCGGCAGACGGTTGAAAGATATAATGCCAAACGCTCAATTGCATATCGTTGCAGGCGGCGATCACAATTTAGCGAATACGCATGTATCAGAAATTGCTCCCATCATTGCGAAGCATATAGATCTTAGATTGAAGCGCGACTGATTCAAGGGAGATGGAACAATAAACTACGGATCGATCTGCTGAGGTTTCTTTGAGAGGTCGTTCGATGGGGAGACCGTCGACATGATTTCAAGAAACATCCACTAAAGATAATTGCTGAGCGCTTTCACGAGCCTTTGTTTGGCGAATGAGGGGCGACAATGCGTTACGAGCACATTGTCGCACTGATCGAAGCGGGCAAAATCTATTATCGCGGAGGCCAGTGGATCGGCCAAACCGGAAAAGGTTCGTTGACTGGAAAAATCCGGTTCAAGAAACAATGCCTTGATTTCAAATCGCGCCTCCTCGCGGTGAGCTTTGCAGTCCATTCGACCGATGAATCGGTCGCCGCGCAGTATGGGTAAGCAAAAATAACCGTAACGTCTCTTAGCTTCAGGGACGTAACATTCGATCTGGTAGTCAAAGCCAAAAAATTCCCGCACGCGTTCGCGCTGGATGACCAGATTGTCGAATGGAGACAATATTTGTACGGTATCAGAAGGAAGAGTTGTTCCCTGATCTAAAGTCTCCGGCTCGATCCAGATTTTTGTGCCCGCGCTCGTCGTCGCACAGTTGAGTTCGCCGGACTCGACGCGACGTTTTAATTCGGCTTTCACAGAGTTGCCAAGCGACATTCCGTATCGTCCGCCGGAGCTGAACGATGTGTAGGCGGCGAAACCATGGCTTCGAATCGTTGTGTCGATGAGAAAAGAAGCAAACTCTTCAATCGCAGGTTCTCGGGTATCGACGGTCGAAGGCAGTACTCGTTCGGTCAGGTCGTAGGATTTTTCGAAGCCATCACGCGCGCTAATCATCAGGTCGCCTTGAAAATAGAGTTGCTCCAGCGCGCATTTGGCGGGTTTCCAATCCCACCAGCCTGAACTTTTGGGGGCATTGTCTCCAAAGTCCCGGGAGCGCAGGGGGCCCTCTGAGCGGATGCGTTGCAATACCCGTTTCATCATCGATTGGACCTCTTTCGAACGAGGTTGTTTTGACCTGAATTTGCGGGCGTGCAAGCGCGTGAACCTGAAGTCCTGAATCGGACGAAACGCAGCGACAGGAAACCGGTACTCAAAAATTTTTCTTTCCTTGAGCAATGTTTCCAGGTAACTGTTTTCGAAATTTGACACCCGGGTCAAGAGCGTGTGCGTGTGCGCACGGGCAACGACTGAAATCGTATCAATCTGGACATATCCCAAATGACGAATCGCGCGTTCAACGGCGTTCAGGCCGCGCCCAAACGTATCGCGCTTGAGTAAGCCCTGTCGGTCCAAAGCAATGTGTTTTAGTTTGCCGGGAGAAATAAGATCGGTCATGCCGCGAATTGCCCTGATCCCAAACGATCATTTATAATACTGCCAGCCGACTTGGTTTGTTCGCCTGCCTTCGGAATCGTTAGATACCGCGACGCCCGCACGTTGTTTGAAAAACCGACCGGATTCTATCGCAACTTACTCTTCCTCAGGTTTGATTGGAAGAACGCAACGAAAGCCGACGGTTTTGCTTCTGCTGGTGGGGACCGTGGCATTTCGATAGGTCAGGCGAATGTCTTCTGCGGTGTTTCTCCAACTGCCGCCGCGGATGACTTTGTACTGTCCCTTGTCCAGTCCCATCGGGTTCTTCTTGGGCGAAAAAACGTAGTATTCCGGGTAGTGCCAGTCCCAGACCCATTCCGCAACATTTCCAGACAGGTCGTGCACGCCATAGTCCGAGACGCCTTGCGGATGATTCCCCACGGCAACGGGTTTGCCGACTTCGTTATTAAAGTTGGCTTTGACGCTGTCCGGCAAAACATTTCCCCAGGGAAAGAAGATGGGGCGTTTACCGCGAGAGGCTTTCTCCCATTCGGCTTCCGTCGGCAGGCGTTTGCCCTTCCATTCACAATAGCTTTTGGCCTCTTTCCAGGACACGCCGACCACGGGCTGGTCGGGGGCGTTGAAATCCGAATTGTTCCAGAATGCGGGTTTGTTCGCCTGAGTCGCCGTTACATAGGCGTCATAGTCTTTATTGGTCGTTTCATAGATATCTATATAGAAAGGATCGATATCCACTTCATGCGCCGGGTCTTCCGGCCCCAGGGTGTGGCGATCCGTATTGAACAAATCGGTCGGGTCCAGTTCCAGCAGAGACTGTCGGCTTCCCATTTCGTAGACGCCGCCGGGGATCAACGCCATATTGTTAGGGGTTTCCATGGCGGTGGCGATGGCGGGGGATGAGGCCCAGGTTCCTAGTATTGCCAGACAGGCGACTGCAAATTTCATAAAATTCTCCACAAGAATAACTTTTTGACTAAGGAAACGGAATTATAGGCGCCGACAACAGGGAACTCAAGGATGATTATTTGCGTTGCCGGAGATGTGATTTTCCAGTTGATTGACAGAATTATAACTTCAGTTTACAATGAGCCTTCGGTAATTACAAAGAATCGCTCCAGTTTTCCCTTTGAACGAAAGGGTCTTTGCTCTTGAAGGAAAATCCGGAAGAAGAACCCACGCTATTGAATGGCGAGCGCGAAACTCATTTGTGTCTGAATTGTGGATTTCCCAATCGCAATTCGGACAAGGTATGCATGTACTGCCGCGCCAGTCTGGTTGAGGATACGGGATTGATTTCCTGGGCGCGCAATACCTATCTGGTGTTGAAATGGCGCTGGGAACTCAAACAGAAACGTCAGGGGCTTCAATCGGCGACCCGAAGATCGCTGTTGGCGGTCATGGGTTATTCCACCGCCGGCATCTTGCTGGCTGGAGGCGGTTTTCTGCTACTGCGCGATGCGCTTTCCGAAAATTCCTTTGCCAATGGTTTGATCTCCATTGTTTTTCTGCTCTACGGCGTATTTGTTCTCAAATCGCTCTTCACAAAAAAATAATTTTCCCTCAGTTTTAATTTTTAAATCCCACTTCCATATTGATACATCGCATACATGAGTTCGGTGTTGGCTTTGATAGGTAATGTTGAGATTTCCAAGGAATCTCTAAAAATTATTTTTTCGAGCTTGCCAACGAAAACAGGCAATCGCATATCAGGAATTAGGGCCTTGATTTATTTTGAAATTGCAAAATAAGGTTTCTGGTTAGCAGTCCCCAGCCCTGAGCGCAGGTCAGGTTTTTATAATCCTACTTGCGAACAGTTAACCATCCGATCCCCTTTTGATATCGGATTAAAATTTTGTTTCCTTCACTAGAGGACGATTCTTCATCGTACAACATATATGATCGACACCACTCATGATAATTCTGTATCGATTACGCTCCCCATCAAGGGAATGACCTGCGCCAGTTGTTCGGGGCGCATCGAAAATAAAACCAAACAACTGCCCGGGATGCGCGAGGCTCATGTCAATCTGGGCGCTGAATCAGGAAAGTTCACATTTGACCCGGATCAAATCAGTTCAAACCAGATCATTGAATCGATCCAGGGGCTGGGTTTTGAGCCGGGTCTCTCCACGCAAACATTCAATGTACGAGGGATGACTTGCGCCTCTTGCGTGTCCCGCGTTGAAAAAGGTTTGAAGGGATTCCCCGGCGTGCTCGATGCGCGGGTCAATCTGGCATCCGAAACCGCGAGCGTGGAGTTTTTGCCGTCGGTGAACGGCTTTGATGATTTCAAACAGCGTTTGGAGAAAATGGGATTTTCTCTGGAGCGGCGCGATGAATCTCAGGAGGCCGAACGCGCCGAGGAGGAGCGTTCTCAGCAGGAGTATAAAATTCTCAAACTGAAGTTGATCGTCGCGGCTTTGTCTTCGCTGGTCATTAT
This window of the Candidatus Nitrohelix vancouverensis genome carries:
- a CDS encoding aspartate 1-decarboxylase, coding for MQRIMLKSKLHRACVTDANLEYEGSIEIDQDLMEMVDILPYEQVHIYDINNGNRFLTYVIPGKRKSGVISVNGAAARMVHIKDRIIIAAYGMMDNVTQEYAPRVALLNENNNVIR
- a CDS encoding tetratricopeptide repeat protein, which produces MDIFFVIAGVFTGWMCLDCLQRKEHFVWVVIMLALFPIGSLIYFFVVKSKAPSQVPGSGGGIGRVLSPVPSSARELETEETLQLKELINQYHKAYHYDKLGQAYLGQKKFELAIPQFEEAIRKDPEMEEARYGLAKCLHGLGRFMESAEVLEKLVAIDRKYDYGNAIFGLADCYRLAGEDEKALQMYEEVINSFHFFKAYYHYARLLDKKGDKQGAIGYMKSIIGSSKDLPDYKLEKERYWIDEAYKFLKKNGIELA
- the glgA gene encoding glycogen synthase GlgA, with translation MSAVSPLKILFVASEAYPFAKSGGLGDFASALPKALQRAGHDVRLLLPKYASVIDCDQGLKPSGIDVSVPVGQRQCKGFLFESALPDGPPVTLISKASYFLRKDLYGSEYGEFGDNGERFIFFCRAALETCKAIGFQPDIIHCNDWQTGLVPLYLKTVYAKDPFFSKTKSVFTIHNLAYQGNFSSDLLELAHVPRELYHPEGVELYGQFSFLKAGLVCADYLTTVSPTYSKEIQTPEGGWQLEGLLKKRSDHLVGILNGVDYETWNPQTDATLPSRYSIKQPETKLACRRDLERRFALKLAPDKPLACMVTRLSHQKGIDLIADNLQRMLDQGAGFILLGSGDPEYQDRFEQLQKRFSDQAAVVIGYDEILAHQIIAGSDLILIPSRYEPCGLTQLYGLKYGTLPLARATGGLQDSVEEVSVDSAKGTGFKFDNFQRDDLLNAWNKAQSCFSKPQLWKTLVDNAMRQDFGWQPSAQRYIDLYRRALSA
- a CDS encoding winged helix-turn-helix domain-containing protein; its protein translation is MTDLISPGKLKHIALDRQGLLKRDTFGRGLNAVERAIRHLGYVQIDTISVVARAHTHTLLTRVSNFENSYLETLLKERKIFEYRFPVAAFRPIQDFRFTRLHARKFRSKQPRSKEVQSMMKRVLQRIRSEGPLRSRDFGDNAPKSSGWWDWKPAKCALEQLYFQGDLMISARDGFEKSYDLTERVLPSTVDTREPAIEEFASFLIDTTIRSHGFAAYTSFSSGGRYGMSLGNSVKAELKRRVESGELNCATTSAGTKIWIEPETLDQGTTLPSDTVQILSPFDNLVIQRERVREFFGFDYQIECYVPEAKRRYGYFCLPILRGDRFIGRMDCKAHREEARFEIKALFLEPDFSSQRTFSGLADPLASAIIDFARFDQCDNVLVTHCRPSFAKQRLVKALSNYL
- a CDS encoding formylglycine-generating enzyme family protein; protein product: MALIPGGVYEMGSRQSLLELDPTDLFNTDRHTLGPEDPAHEVDIDPFYIDIYETTNKDYDAYVTATQANKPAFWNNSDFNAPDQPVVGVSWKEAKSYCEWKGKRLPTEAEWEKASRGKRPIFFPWGNVLPDSVKANFNNEVGKPVAVGNHPQGVSDYGVHDLSGNVAEWVWDWHYPEYYVFSPKKNPMGLDKGQYKVIRGGSWRNTAEDIRLTYRNATVPTSRSKTVGFRCVLPIKPEEE
- the coaBC gene encoding bifunctional phosphopantothenoylcysteine decarboxylase/phosphopantothenate--cysteine ligase CoaBC; protein product: MAGELKGKNIALGVAGGIACYKAAELLRLLAKEGAGVYVTMSQNAHRFVAPLTFEALSGNRVYDAIFESDASSSMEHIKMSETADLLLVAPATASSLGKMANGLADDALSSLFISFRGPVVVCPAMNDGMYANPAVQANLKTLKERGVHVVEPDTGELACGSIGPGRLAELERIVAETKGILNAKEDLSGLRFLVTAGPTREFLDPVRYISNPSSGKMGYALAEQARQRGAQVDLISGPVQLEAPSGVTVHPCVTAAEMQQQVQKRFGDCDVLIMTAAVGDFAPDLVQKEKMKKAGGDPLTLTLRQTVDILKEAGNAKTHQYVVGFAAETQNIVESAKEKLVNKGADMIVANDVSAPGIGFQSDANQVTLVFKDGSVTPLALASKRDIANAILDHLLPLLSKG
- a CDS encoding deoxynucleoside kinase; amino-acid sequence: MTTQIEPRFIAVEGSIGAGKTSLVKLLGKQLDAQIVLEKDEDNPFIAKFYQDKETFSFQTQIFFLLSRYNQYLKLAQRDLFNSVVITDHLFSRDSIFANLNLKGHELHLYEQIYDLIRHKLPKPDLVVFLQTSNEVLKARVEKRGRDYEAYMDPDYLESVNSAFNNFFFYYSETPLLVVNTNEIDFVEKKCDLDELINKINKHRIGREYYNPLGS
- a CDS encoding pantoate--beta-alanine ligase, which gives rise to MQIVKTVGEMKSIARAIRSNGENIGFTPTMGCLHAGHMSLVAKSKSECDRSVASIFINPAQFGPTEDLAVYPQSIDQDIALLSEAGVDYLFYPDAAEIYPDGFKTHVEVEGITQFLCGASRPGFFRGVATVVLKLFNIVAPHKAYFGEKDWQQLRVIETLVRDLNLDVEICAAPLIRDEDGLAMSSRNRYLTTRQRQSALKINRALSLARDKIQSGEHRSESIRQLLREFIAEEPETEIDYISICDANNLSEKEIIDGKALIALAVKVGSARLIDNCIVENA
- the panB gene encoding 3-methyl-2-oxobutanoate hydroxymethyltransferase, with amino-acid sequence MKNSRVTIPTILNRKSSGKKIVALTAYDYSFGRLLNETDLDLILVGDSLGMMCLGYENTLPVTMEDMILHTRSVKRAVNHPLLVSDLPFMSYQISVEEAIRNAGRLMQEGGADAVKLEGGAREADKVSAISQAGIPVMGHIGLTPQSVHQMGGYRIQGKHYADARQIKQDARELQKAGAFSIVLEGMPGSLAAEITKELKIPTVGIGAGVECDGQILVLQDLLGMNVDFTPKFVKQYANLGEQIQSAVQSYVSEVRSGEFPAKEHTYNQESPSLRSVEETG